From Pseudovibrio sp. Tun.PSC04-5.I4, a single genomic window includes:
- a CDS encoding DMT family transporter codes for MSTSRSSMRTSAAVVGASWMIFAGAAFAITNSAMQYLTLVQGLSSTSATFWQYFVSLVVMLPVIWRIGFVGLKTTQLGLHVFRVILAALGVQFWIAGLANGVPIWQAIALLMTSPFFVTIGAAAFLREKASGQRWLATAIGFVGGMIILSPWDETFQLVALLPIVAALLWGSSILCMKKLEEKESPQSVTLYLLLLLTPINLVLALLAPSGLELPVGMSMWWLVILAGLLGAIANGSLAMAYERVDAAYLQPFDHLKLPLNVLCGFLVFGWAPPGNLWLGAALIIGASLYIVHVERTSS; via the coding sequence ATGAGTACATCACGTAGCTCTATGCGGACATCTGCTGCCGTTGTTGGCGCGAGTTGGATGATTTTTGCAGGTGCGGCTTTCGCTATCACCAACTCCGCTATGCAGTATCTGACGTTGGTGCAAGGGCTTAGCTCCACGAGTGCAACGTTCTGGCAGTACTTTGTTTCATTGGTTGTTATGCTGCCGGTCATCTGGCGTATCGGTTTTGTCGGGCTAAAAACCACACAGCTTGGTCTTCATGTCTTCCGCGTGATTTTGGCAGCGCTAGGCGTTCAGTTCTGGATTGCGGGTTTGGCAAACGGTGTGCCGATCTGGCAGGCCATTGCGCTTTTGATGACCTCTCCTTTCTTTGTAACCATTGGTGCTGCTGCATTTCTTCGCGAAAAAGCGAGTGGTCAGCGCTGGTTAGCAACGGCTATTGGGTTCGTTGGGGGGATGATTATCCTGAGTCCATGGGATGAGACATTCCAGCTGGTTGCACTGCTGCCGATTGTGGCTGCATTGCTCTGGGGGTCTTCCATCTTGTGTATGAAGAAGCTTGAAGAGAAAGAGAGCCCGCAATCGGTTACGCTTTATCTACTGCTGCTTCTGACTCCGATCAATCTTGTTCTGGCGTTGCTGGCTCCAAGTGGCTTGGAATTGCCTGTAGGCATGAGCATGTGGTGGCTTGTTATTCTGGCTGGTTTGCTGGGTGCCATTGCGAACGGCTCTCTAGCAATGGCTTATGAGCGCGTTGATGCTGCTTATCTTCAGCCATTCGACCATTTGAAGCTGCCGCTGAATGTGCTTTGTGGCTTTCTCGTCTTTGGATGGGCGCCGCCTGGAAATCTCTGGCTTGGTGCAGCCCTTATTATT